A single region of the Streptomyces sp. NBC_01262 genome encodes:
- a CDS encoding phage tail protein, whose protein sequence is MASDTSLVFNLVARDRATEALGSIRKKFHETGSAIATGFAGVGATAPAMAAAATAVGGLAAGAAAAGVAVTAFKVAAAPQLADVTGAWELYDQAQTAAAAGGDQAVAAQKAYAAAMAELPPATRATAREFIGLKSDFADWSDSLADTTMPVFTEGLHAMRGALPALTPLVESASSAIGGFVKEIAAGISGAGFKDFVADFAVTGGAALSDFLTVLKNVAVGVGSLLHAFLPATAGMTGGLATMSAAFASWARGLEGSAGFAKFLDLANSGKGALTNLGTAFGSLVVSLAPFMGATTLIAQSLADVIAAIPTPVITVLAKAFIAASVGMKAWALATAIWQGIQTAATAVQWAWNVAMSANPIALVIIGIVALVAVIVLIATKTTWFQTAWKAMSSAVVTAWNWVWDLLKQGFHLLTQLFLNFTGPGLIIKHWDTIKRATVTAWNAVWNFIKAIPGRLVQLFLNFTLPGLIIKHWSSIRSGTVRILTATVNWVKGLPGRFIGAVSSLGSRLYNAGAGAWNRFKTANAIVAGQAVSWARGLPGRIVSAVGNLGSRLYNAGRSLLMGFWNGIKSYASTLSSNVSGIVGKVRDYFPFSPAKKGPFSGSGYTTYSGQKLIVDFAKGITSRASTAQAAMTGVVAGVSGAGTQGVTRTPVASAPVGRGVQVVRVVVDVTRGDDDLKRLLRKWVRVDGQGNAQRFFGKGATSS, encoded by the coding sequence ATGGCGTCCGACACCTCACTGGTGTTCAACCTCGTGGCCCGGGACCGGGCGACCGAGGCTCTCGGCTCGATCAGGAAGAAGTTCCACGAGACGGGCAGCGCCATCGCTACCGGGTTCGCCGGCGTCGGCGCGACTGCTCCCGCGATGGCGGCCGCCGCCACTGCCGTAGGCGGGCTGGCGGCGGGGGCTGCGGCCGCGGGCGTCGCTGTGACAGCGTTCAAGGTGGCTGCCGCACCGCAGTTGGCTGACGTCACCGGGGCGTGGGAGCTCTACGACCAGGCGCAGACGGCGGCGGCCGCGGGCGGCGACCAGGCGGTGGCCGCGCAGAAGGCGTATGCGGCGGCGATGGCCGAGCTCCCTCCGGCGACGCGCGCGACGGCGAGGGAGTTCATCGGCCTCAAGTCCGACTTCGCAGACTGGTCGGATTCGCTGGCTGACACCACGATGCCGGTATTCACCGAAGGTCTGCACGCCATGCGGGGCGCGCTGCCGGCGTTGACGCCGCTGGTCGAGTCGGCGTCGTCCGCGATCGGCGGGTTCGTCAAGGAGATAGCTGCAGGCATCAGCGGCGCAGGCTTCAAGGACTTCGTGGCCGACTTCGCGGTGACCGGCGGGGCGGCTCTGTCGGACTTCCTGACCGTGCTCAAGAACGTCGCGGTCGGTGTCGGTTCGCTGCTGCACGCCTTCCTGCCGGCCACCGCTGGGATGACCGGCGGCCTGGCCACCATGAGCGCGGCGTTCGCGTCCTGGGCCAGGGGGCTGGAGGGCTCTGCCGGGTTCGCGAAGTTCCTGGACCTGGCCAACAGCGGCAAGGGCGCGCTGACCAATCTCGGGACCGCGTTCGGGTCGCTGGTGGTGTCGCTGGCGCCGTTCATGGGAGCGACCACGCTGATCGCTCAGAGCCTCGCCGATGTCATCGCGGCGATCCCCACTCCCGTAATCACCGTGCTGGCCAAGGCCTTCATCGCCGCCTCGGTGGGGATGAAGGCGTGGGCGCTGGCCACCGCGATCTGGCAGGGCATTCAGACGGCGGCCACGGCCGTGCAATGGGCGTGGAACGTGGCGATGTCCGCGAACCCCATCGCCCTGGTCATTATCGGCATCGTGGCCCTGGTCGCCGTGATCGTGCTGATCGCGACGAAGACCACCTGGTTCCAGACCGCGTGGAAGGCCATGAGCTCGGCGGTGGTCACTGCGTGGAACTGGGTGTGGGACCTCCTCAAGCAGGGCTTCCACCTGCTGACCCAGCTGTTCCTGAACTTCACCGGCCCCGGCCTGATCATCAAGCACTGGGACACCATCAAGCGCGCCACGGTCACGGCGTGGAACGCGGTGTGGAACTTCATCAAGGCCATCCCCGGCCGGCTCGTCCAGCTGTTCCTGAACTTCACCCTCCCCGGGCTGATCATCAAGCACTGGTCGAGCATCCGGTCTGGCACCGTCCGGATCCTGACCGCCACCGTGAACTGGGTGAAGGGCCTGCCCGGGCGGTTCATCGGCGCCGTGTCGTCCCTCGGCTCACGGCTGTACAACGCCGGCGCGGGCGCCTGGAACCGCTTCAAGACGGCGAACGCCATCGTCGCCGGGCAGGCCGTCTCCTGGGCCAGGGGGCTGCCCGGGCGGATCGTCAGCGCGGTCGGCAACCTGGGCAGCCGCCTCTACAACGCCGGGCGCAGCCTCCTCATGGGGTTCTGGAACGGCATCAAGTCCTACGCCTCGACGCTGTCGAGCAACGTCTCCGGGATCGTCGGCAAGGTCCGCGACTACTTCCCCTTCAGCCCCGCCAAGAAGGGCCCGTTCTCCGGCTCCGGCTACACCACCTACTCCGGCCAGAAGCTGATCGTCGACTTCGCCAAGGGCATCACCTCCCGCGCGTCGACGGCCCAGGCCGCGATGACCGGAGTCGTGGCCGGCGTCTCCGGGGCTGGCACGCAGGGCGTCACGAGGACGCCTGTCGCCAGTGCCCCGGTGGGCCGTGGCGTGCAGGTCGTGCGCGTCGTCGTCGACGTCACCCGCGGCGACGACGATCTGAAGAGGCTCCTGCGCAAGTGGGTCCGGGTCGACGGCCAGGGCAACGCCCAGAGGTTCTTCGGCAAGGGCGCCACCAGCAGCTGA
- a CDS encoding ATP-binding protein, whose translation MTDDSTREQAEAIVRAAGLDPDEGGGRGPSQATQLVALAKDRYDLFMSDDGRPYGVKKDGPNIARPLRGAAGLRAELARLYDAERRGAASQSALTDAVTVLTGIAQSKDPRTPQLRTARHDGSIVVDLGTSDGKCVIVSPDGWERADRSPVLFRRSGAMKPLPAPLRAGDGLAKLRGLLNMSDQSFHLLAAWLIASFIPDLPHPILAFRGEQGTGKSYSAKMVIGLIDPSGAPKRTAPRDMKSWATQAFNSWALCLDNVSIIPDWLSDALCRAVTGDGIVDRALYTDDDVVVLEFRRVLAITTIDAGALNGDLAERLLTIELNTIPDRERREEAEMDQAYTDAHASILASLFDLLAQVLKVLPDVRLTERPRMADFARILAAVDQVTGWHTQESYRASARDAVADVLDGEPFAQAVVTLVDQAAAQGLILTAAELLARVPTPDRLPKRWPKDATRAGGQLKRLAPVLRTIGIEVDDRERQPKGNRSRLYKLTASESRRNTAPAAPTAPATGSDQQESAGADERASTRSPVPSTRNGHAAGAAGAAAGAGRALAPAAATLSDLPGWSSAGAAGAAGAEMRPLSDALTCSACGHALDDVEVERGQTTHPCCDTAA comes from the coding sequence ATGACCGATGACAGCACCCGCGAGCAGGCCGAGGCGATCGTCCGAGCGGCCGGCCTCGACCCGGACGAGGGCGGCGGCCGGGGCCCGTCACAGGCGACGCAGCTGGTCGCGCTGGCCAAGGACCGGTACGACCTATTCATGTCGGACGACGGCCGCCCGTACGGCGTGAAGAAGGACGGCCCGAACATCGCCCGCCCGCTACGCGGCGCCGCCGGCCTGCGCGCCGAGCTCGCGCGGCTCTACGATGCCGAACGCCGGGGCGCGGCCTCACAGTCCGCCCTGACCGACGCCGTGACCGTGCTCACCGGCATCGCTCAGTCCAAGGACCCGCGCACGCCGCAGCTGCGCACCGCTCGGCATGACGGATCGATCGTCGTCGACCTGGGCACGTCCGACGGGAAGTGCGTGATCGTCAGCCCGGACGGATGGGAGCGGGCCGACCGGTCCCCGGTCCTCTTCCGCCGCTCCGGCGCCATGAAGCCGCTCCCTGCGCCCCTGCGGGCGGGTGACGGCCTGGCCAAACTGCGCGGCCTGCTGAACATGAGCGACCAGTCCTTTCACCTCCTGGCCGCGTGGCTCATCGCCTCGTTCATCCCCGACCTACCGCACCCGATCCTGGCGTTCCGCGGCGAGCAGGGCACCGGCAAGTCCTACTCGGCGAAGATGGTGATCGGCCTCATCGACCCATCCGGAGCGCCCAAGCGCACCGCGCCCCGGGACATGAAGTCCTGGGCCACGCAGGCGTTCAACTCCTGGGCCTTGTGCTTGGACAACGTCTCGATCATTCCCGACTGGCTGTCGGACGCCCTGTGCCGCGCGGTCACCGGCGACGGCATCGTCGACCGTGCCCTGTACACCGACGACGACGTCGTGGTCCTGGAGTTCCGCCGCGTGCTGGCCATCACCACCATCGACGCCGGCGCGCTCAACGGCGACCTCGCCGAGCGCCTGCTGACCATCGAGCTGAACACCATCCCCGACCGCGAGCGCCGCGAGGAAGCCGAGATGGACCAGGCGTACACCGACGCTCACGCCTCCATCCTGGCTTCGCTGTTCGATCTGCTCGCCCAGGTGCTCAAGGTCCTCCCCGACGTCCGGCTCACCGAGCGCCCGCGCATGGCCGACTTCGCGCGCATCCTCGCCGCCGTCGACCAGGTCACCGGCTGGCACACCCAGGAGTCCTACCGGGCCAGCGCCCGCGACGCCGTCGCCGACGTCCTCGATGGCGAACCCTTCGCCCAGGCCGTCGTCACCCTCGTCGACCAGGCCGCCGCTCAAGGCCTCATCCTCACCGCCGCCGAGCTGCTCGCACGCGTCCCCACACCCGACCGGCTGCCGAAGCGCTGGCCCAAGGACGCCACCCGCGCCGGCGGCCAACTCAAGCGCCTCGCCCCGGTCCTGCGCACGATCGGCATCGAGGTCGACGACCGCGAGCGCCAGCCCAAGGGCAACCGCTCGCGCCTCTACAAGCTCACCGCATCCGAGAGTAGGCGCAACACAGCACCCGCAGCGCCCACAGCACCCGCGACCGGGTCTGACCAGCAGGAATCTGCGGGTGCTGACGAGCGCGCCAGCACCCGCAGCCCGGTTCCCAGCACCCGCAACGGGCACGCTGCGGGCGCTGCGGGCGCTGCTGCGGGTGCTGGCCGCGCGCTAGCACCCGCAGCAGCCACCCTGTCTGACCTGCCCGGATGGTCCTCTGCGGGCGCTGCGGGCGCTGCGGGCGCTGAAATGCGCCCACTCTCGGATGCCCTCACCTGTTCCGCGTGCGGCCACGCCCTCGACGACGTCGAGGTCGAACGCGGACAGACCACACACCCCTGCTGCGATACCGCAGCCTGA
- a CDS encoding bifunctional DNA primase/polymerase, which translates to MTGQAWRRALLAASEATQRGLPVFPIGRAKFPAIRSAHREDPPGTPRCRGECGRLGHGVHDATDDEQRLGVLFDAAPYATGYGIACGRGDAPLLGVDLDRKNGVDGVDALALLAAEHEFVVPDTIVIATPSGGLHLWFAGPAGAEVPNSAGRLAPGIDVRGYGGYLVGPGSWTRHGIYRVAEPRPVADIPPALLALMTRVPEPSAGPMPLARHRPPSALVGLIEFVLQAPEGELNNRLYWASCRAFETGLDPEAVTRALINAAVHCGHPERAAARTVASARNAPARNRR; encoded by the coding sequence ATGACCGGCCAGGCGTGGCGGCGGGCGCTGCTCGCCGCGAGCGAGGCCACTCAGCGAGGGCTGCCTGTCTTCCCGATCGGCCGCGCCAAGTTCCCCGCCATCCGCTCGGCACACCGCGAGGACCCGCCCGGGACACCGCGCTGCCGGGGAGAGTGCGGACGGCTCGGCCACGGCGTCCACGACGCCACTGACGACGAACAGCGCCTCGGCGTCCTGTTCGACGCCGCGCCGTACGCCACCGGATACGGCATCGCGTGCGGGCGCGGCGATGCTCCGCTCCTGGGTGTGGATCTGGACCGGAAGAACGGCGTCGACGGCGTCGATGCCCTGGCCCTCCTGGCCGCCGAGCACGAGTTCGTCGTGCCGGACACGATCGTGATCGCCACACCGTCCGGCGGCCTCCATCTGTGGTTCGCCGGCCCGGCCGGCGCCGAGGTACCCAACAGCGCGGGACGCCTCGCTCCGGGCATCGACGTCCGCGGCTACGGCGGCTACCTGGTCGGCCCTGGCTCATGGACCCGGCACGGCATCTACCGCGTCGCCGAGCCGCGCCCGGTCGCCGACATCCCGCCCGCGCTCCTGGCCCTCATGACCCGCGTACCCGAGCCGTCCGCCGGCCCCATGCCGCTCGCCCGGCACCGTCCGCCGTCCGCTCTGGTCGGCCTGATCGAGTTCGTCCTGCAGGCGCCCGAGGGCGAGCTGAACAACCGCCTGTACTGGGCATCGTGCCGTGCGTTCGAGACCGGCCTCGACCCCGAGGCAGTCACCCGCGCCCTGATCAATGCAGCCGTCCACTGCGGCCACCCCGAACGCGCCGCCGCGCGCACGGTGGCCAGCGCCCGCAACGCACCCGCAAGGAACCGTCGATGA
- a CDS encoding helix-turn-helix domain-containing protein, with amino-acid sequence MTDEQRRPRPAAQYGPTSATVAANVRRVRERRGLTIYGLSDKLERAGRPIAPSAIAKIERQQRQVTVDDLMALAATLGVAPSALLLPLDDSPKSSVEITGAGTVPADVAWDWADGQRPLRVSGHDPHAVWLEAELYGRPPGRRARMAHAEADMRELEKRQRELGLAPHEWPPGMIQPPGGE; translated from the coding sequence ATGACTGACGAGCAGCGGCGCCCGAGGCCAGCAGCCCAGTACGGGCCCACTTCCGCGACGGTGGCCGCTAACGTGCGACGAGTCCGCGAGCGGCGCGGCCTGACGATCTACGGGTTGTCCGACAAGCTCGAGCGTGCTGGCCGCCCTATCGCGCCCTCGGCGATTGCGAAGATCGAGCGGCAGCAGCGACAGGTGACCGTCGACGATCTGATGGCCCTTGCTGCAACGCTGGGGGTCGCCCCGTCGGCTCTGCTGCTTCCCCTGGACGACTCCCCGAAGAGCTCGGTGGAGATCACTGGCGCTGGCACGGTCCCGGCAGACGTGGCGTGGGACTGGGCAGACGGCCAGCGCCCCCTGCGGGTGTCCGGGCACGATCCGCACGCGGTGTGGCTGGAAGCCGAGCTCTACGGCCGTCCGCCCGGCCGGCGGGCCCGTATGGCGCACGCCGAGGCCGACATGAGGGAGCTTGAGAAGCGGCAGCGTGAGCTCGGCTTGGCGCCGCATGAGTGGCCGCCCGGCATGATCCAGCCTCCGGGCGGTGAGTGA
- a CDS encoding tyrosine-type recombinase/integrase, with translation MARVWIEDRASHKEYVEALAKAKAAKRTPPGRWRVRWYDLGGKERSRTFGKKPDAENHVHLVEAQMRDGSYRDASAGKATLAEVAVKWVATITGLEPTTRDTYEDTLRLHVLPRWGAYQVRGIEWEDVAEWIGHLSAGTAGWRPLSPGRVRKIHQVLSLVLGHAVRSKRIAVNPAAGVPLPRPVPRDHVYLTHGQVDRLAAEAGPYRPLLLLAAYTGLRWGEISAVTVGAVDLAARRVSVRQAYKKTRGRLVVGMPKTHERRKVPILRSLADELAPLTARRSADELLFTAPRGGPLYGDNFRGRIFNPAVRAAGLGDLGVTPHKLRHTAASLAIASGADVKVVQTMLGHKSAVMTLDLYGHLFPDRLDEVADRLDRERERRAAYQRIANALLQEQQRRENNRGGLRLIKGGGAPEPGDVYGIRTAGT, from the coding sequence ATGGCGCGGGTCTGGATCGAGGACCGGGCCAGCCACAAGGAGTACGTGGAGGCGCTGGCGAAGGCGAAGGCTGCGAAGCGGACGCCTCCGGGGCGGTGGCGGGTGCGTTGGTACGACCTGGGTGGCAAGGAGAGGTCGCGGACGTTCGGGAAGAAGCCGGACGCGGAGAACCATGTCCACCTGGTCGAGGCGCAGATGCGGGATGGCTCGTACCGGGATGCCTCGGCGGGCAAGGCGACGCTCGCGGAGGTCGCCGTGAAGTGGGTCGCGACGATCACGGGGCTGGAGCCGACCACGCGGGACACGTACGAGGACACGCTGAGGCTGCACGTGCTGCCGCGCTGGGGCGCGTACCAGGTCCGCGGGATCGAGTGGGAGGACGTCGCCGAGTGGATCGGGCATCTGTCCGCCGGCACCGCCGGGTGGCGCCCGCTGTCTCCCGGCCGGGTACGGAAGATCCACCAGGTCCTGTCGCTGGTGCTGGGGCACGCGGTGCGCTCGAAGCGGATCGCGGTCAACCCGGCCGCCGGCGTGCCCTTGCCGCGGCCGGTGCCACGGGACCACGTCTACCTCACCCATGGCCAGGTGGACCGGCTCGCCGCCGAGGCCGGCCCCTACCGGCCGCTCCTGCTGCTCGCCGCGTACACCGGTCTGCGCTGGGGCGAGATCTCGGCGGTCACCGTAGGCGCGGTGGACCTCGCAGCACGGCGAGTGTCGGTGCGCCAGGCCTACAAGAAGACCCGCGGCCGCCTGGTCGTGGGGATGCCGAAGACTCACGAGCGGCGGAAGGTGCCCATCCTGCGGTCGCTCGCGGACGAGCTGGCCCCACTCACGGCCCGCCGTAGCGCGGACGAGCTGCTGTTCACCGCACCGCGCGGCGGCCCGCTGTACGGCGACAACTTCCGGGGCCGGATCTTCAACCCGGCGGTGAGGGCGGCCGGCCTCGGCGACCTCGGCGTCACGCCGCACAAGCTCCGCCACACCGCGGCGTCGCTGGCGATCGCGTCCGGGGCCGATGTGAAGGTGGTCCAGACGATGCTGGGGCACAAGTCGGCGGTGATGACGCTGGACCTGTACGGGCATCTGTTCCCGGACCGCCTGGACGAGGTCGCCGACCGGCTAGACCGCGAACGGGAGCGCCGCGCCGCGTACCAGCGGATCGCGAACGCGCTCCTGCAGGAGCAGCAGCGCCGCGAGAACAACCGTGGGGGACTGCGCCTGATCAAGGGCGGCGGGGCCCCCGAGCCCGGCGATGTGTACGGAATCCGTACCGCAGGCACGTAG
- a CDS encoding helix-turn-helix domain-containing protein, with translation MDTSQQDATARAQELQRGWYGEPLGDLFRRLIGDLGLNQSRLAGVLGLSAPMLSQLMSGQRAKIGNPAVAQRVQALQELAAHVAEGVTTHAQAAARMEEIRHSEGSSLLNTTHSTSSGERLPPARRVVREIQSLLRSVASAEEITEAAATLAPDHPQLAEFLRVYGAGRTDDAVAHFEAHQD, from the coding sequence ATGGACACATCGCAGCAGGACGCCACCGCCCGCGCGCAGGAATTGCAGCGCGGCTGGTACGGGGAGCCGCTGGGGGATCTCTTCCGGCGGCTGATCGGCGATCTGGGGCTCAATCAGTCCCGGCTGGCCGGCGTACTGGGGCTGTCGGCGCCGATGCTGTCGCAACTGATGAGCGGGCAGCGGGCGAAGATCGGCAACCCGGCGGTGGCGCAGCGGGTGCAGGCGCTGCAGGAGCTGGCCGCGCATGTCGCCGAGGGGGTCACCACGCATGCGCAGGCGGCGGCCCGTATGGAGGAGATCCGGCACTCGGAGGGATCCTCGCTGCTCAACACCACGCACAGCACCTCCTCGGGCGAGCGGCTGCCGCCCGCGCGGCGGGTCGTACGGGAGATCCAGTCGCTGCTGCGCTCGGTCGCCTCCGCCGAGGAGATCACCGAAGCCGCCGCCACCCTCGCCCCGGACCACCCCCAACTGGCAGAGTTCCTCCGTGTGTACGGCGCCGGGCGCACCGATGACGCGGTGGCCCACTTCGAGGCGCACCAGGACTGA
- a CDS encoding serine/threonine-protein kinase, with protein MGEVFAGRYELVDPIGRGGAGAVWRAWDRRRGRYVAAKVLLQSDAHSLLRFVREQALRIDHPHLLAPASWAADDDKVLFTMDLVRGGSLSHVIGDYGPLPPRYVCVLLDQLLSGLTAVHSEGVVHRDIKPANILLEATGAGQPHLRLSDFGIAMRKGEPRLTDSNYVVGTPGYFAPEQMLGAEPDFPADLYAAGLVALYLLSGKKPDQQGIFAMYEHGTPRAPVGVPEPLWQVIGTLLQPDPDARFRTATGARKALAAALELLPEPGIDEEPVEVFDQIGPLPEGFGPAGPVKPAPAPPAEETSGFRIAPPLPVPERPTTPPTPPTQAPATPPGTRPYTPQPLPTQVPQPVPQPVPQRGPAHAHAAAPHARRPGPPAKLVVPILTIAALCFAFGIWALTSGAT; from the coding sequence ATGGGCGAGGTCTTCGCGGGCCGGTACGAGCTGGTGGACCCGATCGGGCGGGGCGGGGCGGGCGCGGTGTGGCGCGCCTGGGACCGGCGTCGTGGACGCTATGTCGCGGCCAAGGTGCTGCTGCAGAGCGACGCCCACTCCCTGCTGCGCTTCGTGCGCGAGCAGGCGCTGCGCATCGACCACCCGCATCTCCTGGCGCCCGCCAGCTGGGCGGCCGACGACGACAAGGTGCTGTTCACCATGGACCTGGTGCGCGGCGGCTCGCTGTCGCACGTCATCGGGGACTACGGCCCGCTTCCGCCGCGCTATGTGTGCGTACTCCTGGACCAGTTGCTGTCGGGGCTGACCGCCGTGCACTCCGAGGGCGTGGTGCACCGGGACATCAAGCCCGCCAACATCCTCCTGGAGGCCACCGGCGCCGGTCAGCCGCACCTGCGCCTGTCGGACTTCGGCATCGCCATGCGCAAGGGCGAGCCCCGGCTCACCGACAGCAACTACGTGGTCGGCACGCCCGGTTACTTCGCCCCGGAGCAGATGCTCGGCGCGGAGCCGGACTTCCCCGCCGACCTGTACGCCGCCGGGCTGGTCGCCCTGTATCTGCTCAGCGGCAAGAAGCCCGACCAGCAGGGCATCTTCGCGATGTACGAACACGGCACACCGCGCGCCCCGGTGGGCGTGCCCGAGCCGTTGTGGCAGGTGATCGGCACGCTGCTCCAGCCGGACCCGGACGCCCGCTTCCGTACGGCGACCGGCGCGCGCAAGGCCCTCGCCGCGGCGCTGGAGCTGCTGCCCGAGCCGGGCATCGACGAGGAGCCGGTCGAGGTCTTCGACCAGATCGGCCCACTGCCCGAGGGCTTCGGCCCGGCCGGGCCCGTCAAACCGGCGCCGGCGCCCCCCGCCGAGGAGACCAGCGGCTTCCGCATCGCCCCGCCACTGCCCGTCCCCGAGCGGCCGACCACCCCTCCGACCCCGCCGACCCAGGCGCCCGCCACCCCGCCGGGCACCCGCCCCTACACCCCGCAACCGCTGCCGACGCAGGTGCCGCAGCCAGTGCCGCAACCAGTGCCCCAGCGGGGGCCCGCGCACGCGCATGCGGCAGCCCCGCACGCACGCCGTCCCGGCCCTCCCGCCAAGCTGGTCGTACCGATACTGACCATCGCCGCGCTGTGCTTCGCCTTCGGCATCTGGGCGCTGACAAGCGGAGCCACCTGA
- a CDS encoding vWA domain-containing protein, with translation MRRRWALVGGLLLAVIAGAAPPAHAAGTSQDSLIMVLDSSGSMAGARMTAARKAVNDVVDTLPDGYPTGLRVYGAGKTHGCDDTSLVEPVHALDRAAMKAAVAAVEPKGDTPIGLSLRKAAADLPEGGRGTVLLVSDGEDTCGDPEPCEVAKELAGDGIDLRIDTVGFQVRGKARTQLECIAGAGHGAYYDAPDAAALARQLERASRLSADAYRVEGEAVRGGASAKRAAGLDAGQYTDSIGPGETRWYAPGLDSGSAADLAVTAVPSAGAAVAYGDGIELKLQSAAGSGGYAYTCDSSYDHFGQDEGAMVLSTAVSRVPSAKGGGSCDKAGRYLLSVHRTSDAGSDRGRWTLELRYANEPVLAAGATPAPAVTAYGQAPAAVVGEPADVEGGTGFNDARRVAKGVWRDKLLPAQTLFYKVRVGWGQRLSYTAEFANEPLVAGTSTADWSFVRTRAYAPQRLPVRDASGSSEQRSYFGKPLSVGLGTVAVTWTNRWVVAGAAPAVHSAGDYYIAVSLGPGAARLAENAAVGVVLRVNVTGTELAGPQYRAAPAASGSAGSGNGASVVGDSVKTGDTAAADGGGFMTGSDMIAAGAGGAVALVGVVVTAAVRRRTAGGRGAAGRDA, from the coding sequence ATGCGACGACGTTGGGCCCTGGTCGGAGGGCTGCTGCTGGCGGTGATCGCCGGCGCTGCCCCTCCTGCGCATGCGGCGGGAACTTCGCAGGACAGCCTCATCATGGTGCTGGATTCCTCCGGGTCGATGGCCGGCGCGCGCATGACGGCCGCCAGGAAGGCCGTCAACGACGTGGTGGACACGCTGCCGGACGGCTATCCGACGGGGCTGCGGGTGTACGGGGCCGGGAAGACGCACGGCTGCGACGACACCTCGCTGGTGGAGCCCGTGCACGCGCTGGACCGGGCCGCGATGAAGGCGGCGGTGGCGGCGGTCGAGCCCAAGGGGGACACCCCCATCGGGCTCTCGCTGCGCAAGGCGGCCGCGGATCTGCCGGAGGGCGGCCGGGGGACGGTGCTGCTGGTCTCGGACGGGGAGGACACCTGCGGCGACCCCGAGCCGTGCGAGGTCGCCAAGGAGCTCGCGGGGGACGGGATCGACCTGCGCATCGACACGGTCGGCTTCCAGGTGCGCGGCAAGGCGCGTACGCAGCTGGAGTGCATCGCGGGAGCCGGGCACGGCGCCTACTACGACGCACCTGACGCGGCGGCCCTGGCGCGGCAGTTGGAGCGGGCCTCGCGGCTGAGCGCGGACGCCTACCGGGTCGAGGGCGAGGCGGTACGGGGCGGCGCGAGCGCGAAGCGGGCGGCGGGGCTGGACGCGGGGCAGTACACGGACAGCATCGGGCCCGGGGAGACCCGGTGGTACGCGCCGGGGCTGGACAGCGGGTCGGCGGCCGATCTGGCGGTGACGGCGGTGCCGTCGGCGGGGGCCGCGGTGGCCTACGGGGACGGGATCGAGCTGAAGCTGCAGAGCGCGGCAGGCTCGGGCGGCTACGCGTACACCTGCGACAGCTCGTACGACCACTTCGGGCAGGACGAGGGCGCGATGGTGCTCAGCACGGCCGTGAGCCGGGTGCCCAGCGCCAAGGGCGGCGGGTCGTGCGACAAGGCGGGGCGCTATCTGCTGTCCGTCCACCGCACCAGTGACGCGGGCTCGGACCGGGGCCGCTGGACGCTGGAGCTGCGGTACGCCAACGAGCCGGTGCTGGCGGCCGGGGCGACACCGGCGCCCGCCGTGACGGCCTACGGGCAGGCCCCGGCGGCCGTCGTGGGCGAGCCGGCGGACGTCGAGGGCGGCACGGGCTTCAACGACGCCCGCAGGGTCGCCAAGGGCGTGTGGCGGGACAAGCTGCTGCCCGCGCAGACCCTGTTCTACAAGGTGCGGGTGGGCTGGGGGCAGCGGCTGAGCTACACCGCCGAATTCGCCAACGAGCCGCTGGTGGCGGGGACTTCGACGGCTGACTGGTCGTTCGTACGGACCCGGGCCTACGCGCCGCAGCGGCTGCCGGTGCGCGACGCCTCGGGCTCCTCCGAGCAGCGGTCGTACTTCGGGAAGCCGTTGTCAGTGGGGCTCGGTACGGTTGCTGTGACGTGGACCAACCGCTGGGTCGTCGCGGGCGCGGCCCCGGCGGTGCACAGCGCGGGCGACTACTACATCGCCGTGTCGCTGGGCCCGGGGGCGGCGCGGCTCGCGGAGAACGCGGCGGTGGGCGTGGTGCTGCGGGTGAATGTGACGGGGACGGAACTGGCCGGGCCGCAGTACAGGGCGGCGCCGGCGGCGAGCGGGAGCGCCGGCAGCGGCAACGGCGCTTCCGTGGTGGGCGATTCGGTGAAGACGGGGGACACGGCCGCGGCCGACGGGGGAGGATTCATGACCGGAAGCGACATGATCGCGGCAGGCGCGGGCGGGGCGGTGGCCCTGGTGGGCGTGGTCGTGACGGCGGCGGTGCGCCGCAGGACGGCCGGAGGACGAGGGGCGGCGGGGCGTGATGCGTGA